Proteins encoded together in one Scheffersomyces stipitis CBS 6054 chromosome 5, complete sequence window:
- a CDS encoding predicted protein, with product MTASLSSQSLVPPSLLTPQNCHESSRISAFLRLSRLASDDTIRQHLNEVKTPAGCDDYFASTIVPQWQARAQLITFCENYAADFRKKTASGIHVNHEEPQGGAAHDNLLPQTFNLRLDPYAEKSYNQKLEQQYAQCDYIDNWVSNQKNVESIIREQTSHVLNDKCYYNDWLAQFKKLDSVIKQS from the coding sequence ATGACAGCATCTCTTCTGTCGCAACTGCTAGTGCCACCATCCTTGCTAACTCCCCAGAATTGCCATGAATCATCGCGAATATCAGCATTTCTCCGTCTTTCTCGTCTAGCTTCAGATGACACTATCAGGCAACATCTCAATGAAGTCAAAACTCCAGCAGGTTGTGACGATTACTTCGCCTCTACGATCGTTCCCCAATGGCAAGCCAGAGCCCAGTTGATCACCTTCTGTGAGAATTACGCTGCTGACTTCAGGAAAAAAACTGCCCTGGGAATCCACGTAAATCACGAAGAGCCTCAGGGCGGTGCGGCTCACGACAATTTGCTACCCCAGACTTTCAATTTGAGGTTGGATCCTTATGCTGAAAAGTCATACAACCAGAAGCTCGAGCAGCAGTACGCTCAATGCGACTACATCGACAACTGGGTCAGCAACCAGAAGAATGTTGAATCCATCATCAGGGAGCAAACAAGTCACGTCCTTAACGATAAGTGCTATTATAACGACTGGTTAGCtcagttcaagaagttagATTCTGTTATTAAACAACTGTAA
- a CDS encoding predicted protein: MSDQQLPDPVVQHAFVSALSKHLELVETSLKSQSFPAGQTEEETIQFQDLANDLNQVRTASLSKICLYNDYLYWKKHPKYPQNATATMADYARSSPSGISVELAKNLLGPEQAAYDVPWKTETIDIISSIEGIGSETSRPNTTAPFEIGTSANGSSANTESGIASNVSESPFISEISPSRTSQLKNKLYLILCQAVSTVKLADPHVSSLPDSQLLSYCASKFLSEAPVVTGIPFSSQMESKITVVQQFLEKDNSKGLAPRIIYTAFKGLLHYTINYVVTDSSATVSNTELTNKLREQGNNLMSNSAFAQAIKVYTNALDVARLSSHESIPQLLTNRAIAYIGLYCFIEAIEDLNRAVCFDRTFTPAWTQLGYCHLYMGSGLTALKCYLLALKCTAGEILPVDFPANNAELRTAYRASKIKAVLPQFVSRLCQSIALTEKRAYQSYESSAQIRQTASEVRKTLALLRAECSEEDRDYFAYFPNLRDSNLRNMADRANRARPNILSPEVAQNMMSSTGVETVQIPRETVEGRAVSNDAAQSAAVAAAAAAAAGAIPTVTPRRPMPQTLRTNASAVVNNATTSGATGASSGARPSANPAVNTVITTPDGRISTTNNFASAQFPPVRDFFNNFGAYMEDDNEHSRPTQESPQTGDRAPSPSVRAYTMHTSGTPENMFRDVIQGLGTVISTFTQEQSPPASVLQHPSVSAAQRAARAAQSAAQAAHRVGQVLTRDRSGNTSGTPATRANQPSQSPTDEDIDMPDDLD; encoded by the coding sequence ATGTCTGACCAACAGCTTCCAGATCCCGTGGTTCAGCATGCATTTGTCTCAGCTCTTTCCAAGCACTTGGAATTGGTAGAAACTTCGTTAAAATCGCAGAGCTTTCCCGCTGGCCAGACGGAAGAGGAAACCATCCAGTTCCAGGATTTGGCCAACGACCTCAACCAGGTTAGAACAGCTAGTCTTTCCAAGATATGCTTGTACAATGACTACTTATACTGGAAGAAACATCCCAAATACCCCCAGAACGCCACAGCTACGATGGCTGACTATGCCCGCCTGTCCCCCTCTGGAATTTCAGTCGAACTCGCTAAGAACCTCTTGGGCCCAGAACAAGCCGCTTACGATGTACCATGGAAAACTGAAACAATTGATATAATTAGCAGTATCGAGGGAATTGGCTCTGAAACGAGCAGACCCAATACCACAGCACCGTTTGAAATTGGTACTTCAGCTAACGGTAGCTCTGCTAACACCGAGTCAGGGATTGCCTCTAATGTCAGCGAATCACCATTCATATCCGAGATCTCACCATCTCGAACCTCCCAGCTCAAAAATAAGTTGTATCTCATCTTGTGTCAAGCTGTATCGACCGTCAAGTTGGCAGATCCTCATGTTAGCTCTCTTCCCGATTCTCAACTCCTCTCATACTGTGCTAGTAAGTTTCTCAGCGAGGCACCTGTTGTCACAGGAattccattttcatcacAAATGGAATCGAAAATCACAGTAGTGCagcagtttcttgaaaaagacaacTCGAAAGGTCTTGCTCCTCGTATTATCTATACTGCCTTCAAGGGATTGCTTCATTACACAATCAACTACGTCGTTACTGATTCGTCAGCTACAGTATCGAACACGGAGTTGACAAACAAGCTTCGTGAACAAGGTAATAACTTGATGTCGAATCTGGCCTTTGCCCAGGCCATCAAAGTGTACACCAATGCCTTGGATGTAGCTCGTCTATCATCTCACGAATCAATTCCTCAGTTACTCACCAATAGAGCCATAGCATATATTGGTTTGTATTGCTTCATTGAAGCCATCGAGGACTTGAACCGAGCCGTTTGTTTCGACAGAACGTTCACCCCAGCATGGACTCAATTGGGATATTGCCACCTCTATATGGGTAGTGGACTAACAGCGTTGAAATGCTATCTTCTCGCTTTGAAATGTACGGCTGGAGAAATATTGCCTGTGGATTTCCCAGCGAATAACGCAGAATTGAGAACTGCTTATCGCGCTTCCAAAATCAAGGCAGTACTTCCTCAATTTGTCCTGAGGCTCTGTCAATCAATCGCGTTAACAGAAAAGAGAGCTTACCAACTGTACGAGTCATCAGCTCAGATAAGACAAACTGCTAGCGAAGTACGTAAAACTCTCGCTCTCTTGCGCGCAGAATGTTCTGAAGAGGACCGTGATTACTTTGCGTATTTCCCCAACTTGCGAGACTCCAATTTGCGGAACATGGCTGATAGAGCCAACCGTGCTCGTCCCAATATCTTGAGTCCAGAAGTGGCCCAGAACATGATGTCTAGTACAGGTGTAGAAACTGTTCAAATACCTAGAGAAACTGTGGAAGGTCGAGCTGTTAGCAATGATGCTGCTCAACTGGCTGCCGTAGCGGCCGCAGCAGCCGCGGCAGCAGGAGCTATACCAACTGTAACACCTAGAAGACCAATGCCCCAAACATTGAGAACCAATGCTAGTGCAGTTGTAAATAATGCTACAACATCCGGTGCTACTGGTGCTAGTTCTGGAGCAAGACCTAGTGCAAACCCTGCAGTGAACACTGTCATAACAACTCCTGATGGTAGAATTTCTACTACCAACAATTTTGCATCAGCACAGTTTCCGCCAGTGCGTGACTTCTTTAACAATTTTGGCGCATACATGGAAGACGATAATGAACACAGTAGACCAACACAAGAGCTGCCACAAACAGGGGACCGAGCACCGAGTCCTTCTGTTAGAGCTTACACAATGCATACATCTGGCACTCCAGAAAACATGTTCAGGGATGTCATACAGGGACTTGGAACCGTAATTTCGACATTCACACAAGAACAATCACCGCCTGCTTCTGTATTACAGCACCCGAGTGTTTCAGCAGCGCAGAGAGCAGCACGAGCAGCACAGTCGGCCGCACAAGCTGCACATCgtgttggacaagttttAACTCGTGATAGAAGCGGAAACACCTCTGGAACTCCTGCCACGCGAGCCAATCAACCAAGTCAATCTCCTACTGACGAAGACATAGATATGCCGGATGATTTAGACTAG
- the PKH2 gene encoding aspartic proteinase precursor (go_function protein kinase activity; ATP binding~go_process protein amino acid phosphorylation) has translation MQRPPLPTQQQSQSHLQQKQISPTPVKRTARDYQFGTRIGEGSYSTVFSAMDIHNSKTYAIKVLSKRHIVKEDKIKYVNIEKITLHRLGQQHPGIVQLYYTFQDEKSLFFVLDFAEYGELLSIIRKFGSLSEAVSKFYMCQIVDAVKFIHSKGVIHRDLKPENILVAHDFSLKITDFGAAKLLGNSDDNDEKIDYNSVDEAQNVSDEDRKGSFVGTAEYVSPELLKHNICGFEADVWALGCILYQFFHGVPPFKGNTEYLTFEKIINIDYSYRSKYPLPPDVIEIIDKILLADPQQRSTIPQIQKSRWFQDVPWDDLNFIWHRKVPRFEPFGPGSNNAPSPVMSTFKTGSNRNMNKSNSYQQLHSQIQHSDFAYIPSVGVKKSYQPATRIKKNIVAPQQLGPPAQILQQTQQQPPPPAPLVPPISPTHPAFVSAPSPPRTQNQHHAHAYRAQMLQQPNMTLPPSQQQQQPQQSPSDSPSKSPHYTNLRTNTAFAMTNSTSSSDSNNQSSDGQLASGSSSGSASSSRNVSSSKHKSQPQPPAIPNSLVSAAAAAAAGSGMKQAQRSAPTLPSAKLAIATKSKEDLKQKTTKTKIIEAKNTIKFKEISNLLSPNEKILKMDTILKSELSNKILKRQPAEQLDDSLIDDLITKYSRQLEKNAEVVVTVITNLARVFFVTASLGVMLVDLKANNGGDYSMYDYEFESLAVDDDGNDSEEVYGYLILELIRKGGDLIFLKRISDFERLSLEDSVKVVDRSGDQVKLGKNYGWIDCLLMAKDMVSREKSSPAVRKEKSPTPTSSPSLSSKSSSVPTAASKKKPTKTTAVPKKPKKSTVQTNTGRSTQPTAAKPMSKFAYAAAAAAHK, from the exons ATGCAACGTCCACCACTACCAACACAGCAACAGCTGCAACtgcatcttcaacaaaaacaaaTCTCTCCCACACCCGTGAAGCGTACGGCTCGGGATTACCAGTTTGGAACAAGGATTGGTGAAGGTTCGTACTCCACTGTGTTTTCTGCAATGGATATCCACAACTCAAAGACATATGCTATCAAGGTTCTTTCCAAACGACATATTGTCAAGGAGGACAAGATCAAGTATGTCAACATCGAAAAGATAACGTTGCATCGTCTTGGTCAACAGCATCCTGGTATTGTTCAGTTGTACTACACATTTCAAGACGAAAAGAGTCTTTTCTTTGTGCTTGATTTTGCTGAATACGGGGAGCTTCTTTCAATTATCCGTAAGTTCGGCTCGTTATCAGAAGCTGTGCTGAAGTTCTACATGTGTCAGATTGTTGACGCTGTCAAATTCATTCATCTGAAGGGTGTGATCCATCGCGACTTGAAACCCGAAAACATCCTTGTAGCACACGATTTTAGTCTAAAGATCACCGACTTTGGTGCAGCCAAGCTTCTCGGAAACTCTGACGACAACGATGAGAAAATCGATTACAACTCCGTAGACGAAGCCCAGAAC GTTAGTGATGAAGATCGTAAGGGTTCCTTTGTAGGTACGGCAGAGTACGTTTCGCCAGAGCTTCTCAAACACAACATTTGTGGATTTGAAGCTGATGTATGGGCTCTTGGATGTATTTTGTACCAGTTTTTTCACGGAGTACCACCGTTCAAGGGCAACACTGAGTACTTGACGTTCGAGAAAATTATCAATATCGATTACTCGTACCGTCTGAAGTACCCACTTCCTCCAGATGTAATCGAGATAATAGACAAAATCTTGTTGGCCGATCCCCAACAACGGTCTACAATACCTCAAATCCAAAAGAGCCGTTGGTTCCAAGACGTTCCCTGGGACGACCTCAATTTCATCTGGCATAGAAAAGTGCCCAGATTTGAGCCATTTGGCCCAGGCTCAAACAATGCACCTTCACCAGTAATGTCGACATTCAAAACAGGCTCCAATAGAAATATGAACAAGTCTAACTCGTACCAGCAATTGCATTCGCAAATCCAGCATTCAGACTTTGCTTACATTCCCTCTGTTGGTGTCAAGAAATCGTACCAGCCAGCTACTCGTatcaaaaagaatatcGTTGCACCACAACAGCTTGGTCCACCAGCACAGATATTACAACAAACTCAGCAACAACCTCCACCCCCAGCACCACTCGTACCTCCAATCTCACCAACTCATCCTGCTTTTGTATCTGCACCATCTCCTCCTAGAACTCAAAACCAACACCATGCGCATGCTTACAGGGCCCAAATGCTCCAACAACCGAACATGACACTTCCACCAAgtcaacagcaacagcaaccaCAGCAATCTC CTCTGGATTCTCCCTCAAAAAGCCCTCACTATACAAACTTGCGTACCAATACAGCCTTTGCCATGACTAATAGTACATCTTCAAGCGATAGCAATAACCAGTCTTCTGATGGTCAGCTAGCTAGCGGCTCTAGTTCCGGTAGCGCTTCCAGTTCCAGAAATGTCTCTAGTTCTAAGCACAAATCGCAGCCTCAGCCTCCTGCGATTCCAAATCTGTTGGTAAGTGCCGCTGCTGCCGCTGCTGCTGGGAGTGGCATGAAGCAGGCGCAAAGACTGGCTCCTACTTTACCGCTGGCGAAGTTGGCAATTGCTACCAAGTCtaaagaagacttgaagcagaagacAACAAAAACCAAAATTATAGAAGCCAAGAATACTATAAAGTTCAAGGAAATCTCGAATCTATTGAGCCCCAATGAaaaaatcttgaagatggaCACGATATTGAAGCTGGAGTTGAGCAATAAGATCCTAAAGAGGCAACCAGCTGAACAGCTCGATGATTCCCTCATCGATGATTTGATCACAAAATACCTGAGGCAACTTGAGAAGAACGCTGAAGTTGTAGTCACTGTCATTACCAATTTAGCACGGGTCTTCTTTGTCACAGCTAGTTTGGGTGTAATGCTCGTAGACCTCAAGGCAAATAACGGCGGAGACTATCTGATGTATGATTATGAATTTGAGAGTCTAGCTGTTGACGATGATGGCAACGACAGCGAGGAAGTCTACGGCTATTTGATTCTAGAATTGATTAGAAAAGGCGGAgacttgatcttcttgaaaagaatcAGCGATTTCGAAAGATTATCGCTTGAAGATTCTGTCAAAGTTGTGGATAGAAGTGGGGATCAAGTTAAGCTAGGCAAGAACTATGGTTGGATCGACTGTTTGTTGATGGCCAAAGACATGGTTTCTCGAGAAAAAAGCCTGCCAGCCGTCCGAAAGGAGAAGTCTCCTACTCCTACACTGTCTCCATCTCTAAGTTCCAAATCAAGTTCAGTCCCTACTGCTGCATCTAAGAAGAAACCTACAAAGACGACTGCAGTTCCAAAAAAGCccaagaaatcaacagTACAAACTAATACTGGCAGAAGCA CACAACCGACTGCTGCCAAACCGATGAGCAAGTTTGCCTATGCCGCTGCTGCAGCCGCTCACAAATAG
- the OCT1 gene encoding mitochondrial intermediate peptidase involved in protein import (go_function metalloendopeptidase activity~go_process proteolysis and peptidolysis) — MRLSRQLLRSTPFLTRAKPVSGKVSHFRSRTDLKGGSSNSSKSPDSVGDGASAHLRHIFDDQKYFNSFTKSAAETSGKVSSLPAIFSFRRSGLFCNDNLSTPHGLIDFSKNSLREAKSLVESMLHDVKSDPAGRLSYINKLDQLSDILCRVIDVAEFIRVAHPSQKWVNAAQQTHEIMFEYMNQLNTNVELYQNLRDILSDSSVTAQLTEEEIQVGEYLKQDFERSGIHMNPSARNNFVAITQEISLLGSRFNNEIHNLKSYWCEIPRYEFEQLEDSNLKKEILGYQSKAPPSKHSSQTISIPLVGHIPFTILTTCSIESIRREIWISLHNSSDEQIATLNNFLKYRATLAKMLGYKSFSHYQLEHKMAKNPENVVTFLTNLQKSLREKGVTEEIKKLYQYRDDSTISQVQKASTEDIIDGVKPWDRDYLLEKLQKASNKNLEELENINEYLSVGTIVAGLSELFKSIYNVEFVPVATLKGETWDQNQVRKVAVVDDSTKKKLGFLYLDFWSPKVLPSHFTIVCSRKLNLDIKSETKDKMRQLVQLDEDETSQLPVISLICNFQKSNDGHIGRFAGVENEKPTLLSLNQVDTVFHEMGHAMHSMIGRTDLHNLSGTRCATDFVELPSVLMESFSKDPRVLCKIAKHYETGEPLSPKLLAQHQTQKVMLDECETYMQSKMAMLDQVLHSEDVVRTISEDFANFDSTPIYHSLESKLKVFADTWSTWHGKFPHLFSYGAVYYSYLLDRAIAEKIWNGLFAHDPWSREAGEKYKNSILKWGGTRDPWECLADALENDELSKGDSRAMEIIGKDSL; from the coding sequence ATGCGTCTTCTGCGCCAGCTTCTTCGAAGTACACCATTTCTCACGCGGGCAAAGCCCGTGTCTGGTAAGGTGTCACATTTCAGACTGCGCACCGATCTCAAGGGAGGCTCATCCAACTCCTCTAAGTCGCCAGATTCTGTTGGTGATGGTGCTTCGGCACATCTTCGTCACATTTTCGACGACCAGAAGTACTTCAACAGCTTCACCAAGTCTGCAGCAGAAACTTCGGGCAAGGTTTCGCTGCTTCCAGCCATCTTCTCCTTCCGCAGGTCTGGATTGTTCTGCAACGATAATCTTCTGACTCCCCATGGATTGATAGACTTCTCGAAAAACTCCCTAAGAGAAGCTAAGTCGCTTGTAGAATCAATGCTCCACGATGTGAAGTCTGATCCAGCCGGCCGTTTGTCGTatatcaacaagttggatCAGTTGTCGGACATCTTGTGTAGAGTAATAGATGTAGCTGAGTTCATCAGAGTAGCCCACCCATCCCAAAAATGGGTCAATGCTGCGCAGCAAACCCACGAAATCATGTTCGAATACatgaaccagttgaatACAAACGTAGAGTTGTACCAGAATCTCCGGGACATTTTGAGCGATTCCTCTGTGACGGCCCAACtaacagaagaagaaattcagGTTGGTGAGTACTTGAAACAGGACTTTGAAAGATCGGGAATCCACATGAACCCTTCTGCAAGGAATAACTTTGTAGCCATCACCCAGGAGATCTCTTTACTTGGATCACGTTTTAACAACGAAATccacaacttgaagtcataCTGGTGTGAAATCCCTAGATACGAGTTTGAACAACTCGAGGActcaaacttgaaaaaggaGATTCTCGGCTACCAGTCCAAGGCCCCTCCTTCCAAGCATTCTTCCCAAACTATCAGCATCCCATTAGTGGGCCACATTCCCTTCACGATCCTTACCACATGTTCGATAGAGCTGATCAGAAGGGAGATCTGGATTTCTTTGCATAATTCTTCAGATGAGCAGATCGCTACTCTTAACAACTTCCTCAAATACAGAGCTACGTTGGCAAAAATGTTGGGCTACAAGTCTTTTTCACACTATCAATTGGAACATAAAATGGCCAAGAATCCCGAAAATGTAGTTACATTTTTGACTAACTTACAGAAGTCGTTGAGAGAAAAGGGTGTtactgaagaaatcaaaaagttGTACCAATACAGAGATGATTCCACGATTTCACAGGTACAGAAGGCATCTACTGAAGATATTATTGATGGAGTTAAACCCTGGGATAGGGATTACCTCTTGGAAAAGCTCCAGAAAGCGTCTAACAAGAATTTGGAAGAGTTAGAAAACATCAACGAATACTTGTCTGTTGGCACTATTGTCGCGGGATTGAGTGAATTATTTAAGCTGATCTACAATGTTGAGTTTGTGCCTGTGGCAACGCTCAAGGGAGAAACGTGGGATCAAAACCAAGTTCGTAAAGTTGCGGTAGTTGACGattctacaaagaagaaactagGGTTCCTCTATTTAGATTTCTGGTCCCCCAAAGTCTTACCATCTCATTTCACGATAGTTTGTCTGAGAAAGCTCAATTTAGATATTAAGAGCGAAACGAAAGACAAGATGAGACAATTGGTACAATTGGATGAGGACGAAACGTCACAACTCCCCGTGATTTCGTTGATTTGTAACTTTCAGAAATCAAATGATGGTCACATAGGTAGATTTGCAGGCGTAGAGAACGAGAAGCCTACATTACTTTCGTTGAACCAAGTGGATACAGTTTTCCATGAAATGGGTCATGCCATGCATTCCATGATTGGACGTACTGACTTGCATAACCTCTCTGGAACGAGGTGTGCCACTGACTTCGTAGAGTTGCCCTCGGTTCTAATGGAATCTTTCAGTAAGGACCCTCGAGTCTTGTGTAAAATTGCAAAGCACTACGAAACGGGCGAGCCATTATCTCCTAAACTATTGGCTCAGCACCAGACACAGAAAGTGATGTTAGACGAATGTGAAACCTACATGCAATCAAAGATGGCCATGTTGGATCAAGTTCTACACAGCGAAGATGTCGTCAGGACTATTTCGGAAGACTTTGCTAACTTCGACTCTACGCCTATATACCATAGTCTTgagtccaagttgaaggtttTTGCCGATACCTGGTCTACTTGGCATGGTAAGTTTCCCCACTTGTTCTCGTATGGTGCCGTTTATTACTCCTACTTGTTGGATCGGGCCATCGCAgagaagatttggaatGGGTTGTTTGCACACGATCCTTGGAGTAGAGAGGCGGGAGAGAAGTACAAAAACAGCATATTGAAGTGGGGAGGCACCCGTGATCCTTGGGAATGCCTTGCAGATGCGTTGGAGAACGACGAGCTCAGCAAAGGAGACTCGCGAGCAATGGAAATAATCGGCAAGGATTCCTTGTGA